A genomic window from Vigna radiata var. radiata cultivar VC1973A chromosome 2, Vradiata_ver6, whole genome shotgun sequence includes:
- the LOC106755911 gene encoding chaperone protein dnaJ 11, chloroplastic: MASLYDVLGISIGASCVEIKAAYRKLARTCHPDVVAMNQKESSAHQFMIIQSAYSTLSDPEKRAQYDRDNRYRRSSTMASMAGKSHTFSCAGGSGRKWETDQCW, encoded by the coding sequence ATGGCTTCCCTCTATGATGTGCTTGGAATTTCAATTGGCGCAAGCTGCGTGGAAATAAAAGCTGCTTACAGAAAACTGGCCAGAACTTGCCATCCTGATGTTGTGGCCATGAATCAGAAGGAAAGCTCAGCTCACCAATTCATGATAATCCAATCAGCTTACTCAACTTTATCTGATCCAGAAAAGAGAGCTCAATATGACAGAGATAACAGATACAGAAGATCATCAACCATGGCTTCCATGGCAGGAAAAAGTCACACATTTTCCTGCGCTGGAGGAAGTGGGAGGAAATGGGAAACCGACCAGTGTTGGTAG
- the LOC106755632 gene encoding cold shock protein 2, translating to MSGKVSGKVKWFNDQKGFGFITPDDGSEDLFVHQSQIKSDGFRSLAEGESVEFAIESDSDGRAKAVDVTGPDGASVQGTRRGGDGGRGYGGGRGGGGGGGYGGGGYGGGGGGYGGGGRGGGGGGGACYNCGESGHLARDCFQGGGGDRYGGGGGGGGRYGGGGGGGGRYGGGGGGGGGGGSCYNCGESGHFARECPTNAR from the coding sequence ATGAGTGGGAAAGTGAGTGGAAAGGTGAAATGGTTCAACGATCAGAAGGGGTTTGGGTTCATAACCCCTGATGATGGTTCCGAGGATCTTTTCGTTCATCAATCTCAGATCAAATCTGACGGTTTCCGAAGCCTTGCTGAGGGAGAATCCGTTGAGTTTGCCATCGAATCTGACTCTGACGGACGCGCTAAGGCTGTTGATGTCACCGGTCCTGATGGTGCCAGTGTCCAGGGAACCCGTCGCGGCGGTGATGGTGGCCGTGGATATGGCGGTGGACGTGGTGGTGGAGGAGGCGGTGGCTATGGCGGTGGTGGATATGGTGGAGGCGGTGGTGGCTATGGCGGTGGTGGACGAGGTGGAGGCGGTGGCGGTGGTGCATGCTACAACTGTGGTGAATCCGGTCACCTTGCTAGGGATTGCTTCCAAGGAGGCGGTGGAGACAGGTATGGCGGAGGAGGTGGCGGCGGTGGAAGGTATGGCGGAGGAGGCGGTGGCGGTGGAAGGTATGGcggaggaggtggaggaggcGGTGGCGGTGGAAGCTGCTACAACTGTGGAGAGTCAGGGCACTTTGCCAGAGAATGCCCAACTAATGCTCGTTGA